The Chloroflexota bacterium DNA segment ACCGCATGACCGCCTCGGCCGTCATCTTGAAGTCGTCGCCGGTGAACGGCGCGCCGTCGCTCCAGGTCACACCGCTCCTGAGGGTGAAGGTCAGGCCCAGGCCGTCCGGCGACATCTCGAAGCGCTCGGCGAGGCGCGGCAGCGGCTGGCCGGACTCGGGATCGACGCGGATCAGCGACTCGTAGACGCGGCCCCAGACCTCGGCGGACGGGACGTCGCTGCTGAGGACCGGGTTGAGGACTTTGGCGTCCGAGATCGCGCCGACGACGACGCGCCCACCAGCGACCGGTGTGCCGGCCGCCAGTGTGGCTCCTGACACACCAGTGCTCGCCGATCCTGGCGCGCCGGCGCTCGGCGCAACCCCTGTGGCCGGCGCGCAACTGGTGACGATCGTCAGCGACGCCAGCAGCAGCATCACGACGCGTGACAGCCGCGGCATGCAGCGATGCAGCATCGGTTCCCTCCCCCGGGTTGTCCATGCAACGGTCGGCACGCGGACCGTGCCTTGCCCCCACATGGCCTAACGCCAAACTCACGCCGGGGGTGACAAACTGCCAGGGGAAGGGAACCGTGGTCGGCGCCGGATCATCAGCGCCGGTTCGTCGGCACCTGGGGGCTGCGTCAGGACGTCTCCGTGCCCTTGCCGCCGCCCTCGCTGGGCGACTCCGGCTTCACGTCGAACTCGTCTCTGAAGGGTCGCTGCTGATCGGGGTCGCTCTCGGTGTGCTCCAGGCCTTCCTGCTCCAGCCTCGGGTCGTCGGTTCGAGTGTCCTGCATCTGCTGACCTCCGCGGGAACGCACGTGAGTTCTTCGACGAAGATCGTGCTTCCCCTCAGAAGTCTCGGTGCACCGGCTGTGCCAGCATCAGCGCGAACGATGGGTGTCTCGCGCTTACCGGCCGCCCATGCCCGTCAGCGCGACCCCGCGCACGAAGTACCGCTGCAAGAACAGGAACACCAGCAGGATCGGGATGATGCTCATCACCGTTCCCGCCATCAGGTAGTTGAACTGCCCAGCCGCCTCGTCCCCGAAGTACCGGATCCCCACCGTCAGCGTCCGCATCGTCTCCTTGTTCGTCACGATCAGCGGCCACAAGAATGCGTTCCACTGCGTCATGAACGCGAACACCGCCAGCGTCGCCAGGGCCGGCCCAGAGAGCGGCAGGATGATGTACCGGTAGATCCCAAAATACGAGCAGCCGTCGATGCGGGCCGCCTGCTCCAATTCTGGCGGGATCGACAGGAAGAACTGCCGCAGCAGGAACGTCCCGAACGCGCTGAACGCCGCCGGGATGATCAGGGCCATGTAGGTGTCCACCCACCCGAGCCAGGACATCAGCAGGAAGTTCGGGATGATGGTCACCTGCCCGGGGATCATCAGCGTCCCCAGGTACAGCAGGAACAGCTTGTTGCGGCCCGGGAACTGGAGCCGCGCGAACGCGTACCCCGCGAACGACGACGTGATCAGCTCCAGGATCGTCACCGTCACCGTCACGACGATCGTGTTGAGCAGGTAGCGCCCGAACGGCACCAGCTTCAGGACGGCCGGGTAGTTCTCCCAGATCGGCGGCGAGGGGAACCAGACCGGCGGGTAGATCAAGACCTCAGAATCGGACTTGAGCGAGGTCGAGATCATCCACAGGAACGGGAACAGCGCCCAGAACGAGCCGACGGTCAGGGCGGCGTAGGCCAGCACCATCTGGAGCCGCCGGCTCATGCTGCCAGCCTGCCGCCCCGCCACGGCGTCAGCCTGCGTGCGGACCTCAGCTCCAGCAGCCATCGGCGGCCCTCCCTTCCCCCTGGTGCGGGTCACTCATGCTCATAGTGCACCCACCGCTTCTGCAGCTGATGCTGCGCCAGCGTCACCAGGAACACGATCCCGAACAGCACCCAGGCGATGGCCGCCGCGTATCCCATGTGGAAGAACTGGAACGCCTGGTTGTAGATGTACATCACGATGGTGTTCGTGGCGTCGCCGGGGCCACCGCGCGTCAGCACGAACGCCAGGTCGAACACCTGGAACGACCCGATCACCGAGATCACCAGCACGAAGAAGGTCGTCGGGGCCAGCAGCGGCAGGGTGATGTGCCGGAACCGCTGAACGCTGTTCGCGCCGTCGATGGCCGCCGCCTCGTGGAGGTGGACGGGGATGCTCTGCAGGCCGGCCAGGAAGATCAGCATGTTGTAGCCGAGGCTCTTCCAGACGGCCATGATGATGACGGCCGGCATCGCCCAGGCCGTGCTCGACAGCCAGGGGATCGGACTCATCCCGATGTTCCGCAGCACCAGGTTGATCAGCCCGAAATCGGTGTTGTAGAGCCAGCGCCACATCACCGCCACTGCCACCGAGGCCGAGATCACCGGGATGAAGAACAGCGCCCGGTAGATGGCGATGCCGCGCACGTTGGTGTTCATCGCCAGCGCCAGCAGCAGGCTCAGGATCACGCCGGCCGGCACCGTCCCCAGGACGTAGTAGGCCGTGTTCCAGAGCACCTTGCGGAAGACGGCGTCGTCCGTGAGCAGCTTGATGTAGTTCTCCAGGCCCACGAAGCGCGGCGCCCGGATGAGATCCCAGTCCAGCATCGAGATCGTGAACGTCGCGAAGACCGGGATCGAGGAGAAGACCAGGAACCCGAGGATGTTCGGTAGGAGGAAGAGGTAGCCGGCGATGGTCTCCTGGCGGCGCAGGGGGCTGAACCCCCCGCGCCGGGTGGACGTTGCCGGCCGCGCCGAAACGGTCGCCATGAGGCTGTGTCCTTTCGCGCCCGGTGGTGACGCCGAGAGCGTGACGCCTACAGCGGCTTCTTCAGCGCGACGTCGATCTCCTTCTTCATCGTCTCGGTGGCGTCCTTGACGCTCTTCTCGCCGAGATATGCGAGGTTCAGCTCGCGGTCGAAGATGGTGTTGACCTCGCCGGTGTGGTTCGGCGCGACGTACACACCGGTCCGCTCCAGCCCGAGCTTGTAGGTCTCCAGATCCTCCCAGGGCAGCAGGAACTGTTTCATGGCGTCGCTGTTCAGGAAGGAGCGGCGGGCCGTGAAGCTGCGGCGGCTGTCCAGGATGATCTTCTGGCCGTCGTCCGCCGTCCACATCTTGGCGTAGGCCCAGGCAGCCTCGGGGTTCTTGGCGTTCTTGACGATGCTGCTGGCGAGGTCGTCGCCACGGGTCGTGTTCGCCTTCGGGCCGTCCGGCGCGATGACCATGCCGACCGTGAACGTGGACTTGAGCAGCGTGTCGAGGATGAACCGGCCGGCCATCTTGATGGCCGTGCGCCCGCCCGCGAACAGGTCCGTCGCGCCGCCCGAGCCGGAGGTGCCGGTCTCGGCGCTGGTCGGCATCGCCTTGTGCTTCTGGGTGAAGTCCACCAGGAACTGGAGCGCGCCGACGGCCTCAGGGCTGTTCAGGTAGCACTCTTTGAGGTCGTCGTCCCAGAGCTTGCCGCCGTTCTGCCAGATGTACATGTCCACAGAGTAGATCGAGAGGACCGGGTCGAAGCCGAACACCTTGTTCGGGCCGTCGCCCTTGGTGATCTTGACGGCCTGCTCGGTCAGGACGTCCCAGTTCCAGGGGCCTTTCTTGGCCGTCTCGGTCGGCAGCGGGACGCCGGCCGCCTGGTAGAGGTCGGCGTTGAAGTAGTAGGCGTTCGAGCTGGAAGAGCTGGGCAGGCCGTAGAGGCCGTCGCCGCGCCCGAACGTCTTGAGGGCGCTCGGCCAGAAGTCGTTGAGGTCGATCTTGTCCGCCGTGACCATCGGCTTGAGATCCATCAGGGCGCCGCGCGCGATG contains these protein-coding regions:
- a CDS encoding carbohydrate ABC transporter permease, producing MSRRLQMVLAYAALTVGSFWALFPFLWMISTSLKSDSEVLIYPPVWFPSPPIWENYPAVLKLVPFGRYLLNTIVVTVTVTILELITSSFAGYAFARLQFPGRNKLFLLYLGTLMIPGQVTIIPNFLLMSWLGWVDTYMALIIPAAFSAFGTFLLRQFFLSIPPELEQAARIDGCSYFGIYRYIILPLSGPALATLAVFAFMTQWNAFLWPLIVTNKETMRTLTVGIRYFGDEAAGQFNYLMAGTVMSIIPILLVFLFLQRYFVRGVALTGMGGR
- a CDS encoding sugar ABC transporter permease, producing the protein MATVSARPATSTRRGGFSPLRRQETIAGYLFLLPNILGFLVFSSIPVFATFTISMLDWDLIRAPRFVGLENYIKLLTDDAVFRKVLWNTAYYVLGTVPAGVILSLLLALAMNTNVRGIAIYRALFFIPVISASVAVAVMWRWLYNTDFGLINLVLRNIGMSPIPWLSSTAWAMPAVIIMAVWKSLGYNMLIFLAGLQSIPVHLHEAAAIDGANSVQRFRHITLPLLAPTTFFVLVISVIGSFQVFDLAFVLTRGGPGDATNTIVMYIYNQAFQFFHMGYAAAIAWVLFGIVFLVTLAQHQLQKRWVHYEHE
- a CDS encoding sugar ABC transporter substrate-binding protein; amino-acid sequence: MARHLSRRALINQFAVPALAAAFVAACGGQAAPAAPAAKPGEAPKPAADAKPAEAAKPAADAKPAAGATPVYSGVTGTVVTAAKPAADASKAKGTMRYLYNATPGANEKVHLDLIDLFGKLYPDVTVEKIRVPDDAEGTRKLLAMIAANDVPDLFWNRQRTATPFIARGALMDLKPMVTADKIDLNDFWPSALKTFGRGDGLYGLPSSSSSNAYYFNADLYQAAGVPLPTETAKKGPWNWDVLTEQAVKITKGDGPNKVFGFDPVLSIYSVDMYIWQNGGKLWDDDLKECYLNSPEAVGALQFLVDFTQKHKAMPTSAETGTSGSGGATDLFAGGRTAIKMAGRFILDTLLKSTFTVGMVIAPDGPKANTTRGDDLASSIVKNAKNPEAAWAYAKMWTADDGQKIILDSRRSFTARRSFLNSDAMKQFLLPWEDLETYKLGLERTGVYVAPNHTGEVNTIFDRELNLAYLGEKSVKDATETMKKEIDVALKKPL